A region of the Desulfobacter postgatei 2ac9 genome:
TGTCGCTCATGAAGAGCTTGATGGAAAAGGAGACCGGGCTTCAATATCTTGAAACAGTGCTGAGGTATCTGTTTAATACAATGGATGACATATCCGCTGAAGCAATCAGGGAAGTTGCCGAGCAGGCGCTTTCCGCAAAGGAAGGAGAGTATATCATGACACTTGCCGAAAGACTTCGTAAAGAAGGGGAAATCAGAGGGGAAATCAGGGGGGAACTCAGGGGGGAACTCAGGGGTAAGCTTGAAGGCAAACTTGAAGGGTTGACGGATGCCATTGAACTGGGGATGATCCTTAAATTCCCGGATCAGGTTGACCAGGTAATGGCAGAGGTAAAAAAAATCAAGGATCTTGATACCCTCATAAAAATTAAGGAAGCCATTAAAACGGCAAAGGATGTTTCTGAAATCTTATAGGGAATTCAGGGTAGAGTAGAGTACTGATTCGGCCGGTTTCTTCAGCCCTTTTTATATTCGAGACGCCTTGCCGCACGCGGCTACTACGTGTTCCAAAGGCCTTGCATCCTCAGTACTCCCTCATCAAACCGTGCATACGGTTTTCCCGTACACGGCTTTCCGATGTTCTTCATCGTAAGGCTTGCGCTCTTTGACTGCTTGGCTTGGCCTTACAATAAAGCTTCCTCTGAAGCGTACTGATCCTATCCGGAGTTAGTAGCATATTGCAATCTCCTGATCCTCCGCTCGTTAGTTACGTGAACAAAGTAGGGTCCCTTTCCTTGGCCGGGGTTATGTTGTCCCTCAGCCTCAATCGGTACTATGAACCCCTCCGACTCCCAATACAGCCCCATGGAATTTCGGATATCCTTATATCCATCAGTTAACGGCCCTTCACCGTAACCGCATTGGGTCTCCCGCACTGCACTGCAATTCTTCCGACACATGCCATCCCTGCTACCCCGGAAGATCACCTGAAAGGATTTGCGTTTTCTACTCCCAGGCACTACGGCCTTCCCTTGATGTCCAAAAGGTCGGCATCTTCAATTAGTTGACGAGGCTACATATAGGTTCACTTTCGTTACGGCCTGCATCTTTGCCCATAAGAAACTTACAACCCCTGGTTACCCAGACGCTGCTTCCCGGTGCTAAGAAGGCGTACGGATAATTCCTCCTTCAGGACTTTAACCTGTTAGAACTACAGTTGTTACGGCATACGAACACCATACTTAATTGCCGTTCGGTGGCGTACATTATAAAGCCAGAAAATATTTGGAGGTTATTCGTGAAGTGCCGCGTATTGCTTTGCAGTCGGTAAAACTCGGGGCAGGGCGCGAGCCCGGGGTTTGGTGGCTTCCCATCCCAGGCAGGCCAACCAGATAGTGCGCGGAATGGCTTTGTGCGCTGTGCGGTAATAGCTGACCATTCGACGGCTGATTCCCAGGGCTTCAGCCGCGGTGGAGAGCGACAGATCGTTTCGGTATATCCACTCATTGAACATCTCGTGGCTCACCGCGCCGGCTTGTTCTTTGGCCCAGGCGTAAACGTTATCGGCGCCAAACTCTTCGTCGAACCATTCGACGCTGTTGCCCCATTCACCAATGTGGACACGGATGAATACCTCGGGGTCGAGGATGGGCTGGAGATCGGTATGTTTGCTCAGGATGGATTCGACATCGACATCCAGGACTTCACCAGTACTCCAGGTGGTACGCAGGCGGTAAGCCGTTAGAGCCTCAACAGCCTGCAATTTAGGAAAAAAATACTCATTCATGGGTTACACCTCCGCCATTCGTCGAGCAAGTACGCTTGTTTTACGGAAATCCAGGCCAACGTTGGCTGGATTTCCCGTTCAGCTATCCGGCCTTTGATTTCCAATGTTTGGATATCGACCATGCAATCTCGCCCATCATGCAATTTTACATGGACATGGGGTGGGGGATGGTCGTTTCGGTACATCACTACCCGACAATTATCGAATCGTTTCAGGCTCGGCATAATTCAATATAGAGCAACTGTTGCTCTACTTCAAGAAAAAAAGTAAAGGAATTCCAGAGACACCTTATGTAATTGTCGTTCGGTGGGGTACATTAGAGGGAAGAATGGTGTCAAACCTTGATTATTACCCTTAATTTACCCGATTCGGTTCTGCCCTCTGCGATTCGGGGTCTGTACATGCTCTTTGATTCGGGGTCGGACCGAGATAAGTATTGATATTACTCATAAAAAAACATGGGAATGGTCCAAATATGGCCTAACAACCCTTTTTGACCCCAAAAATGCGGTACTCACCCGGTAATACTTTGAAAAAGAAAAAATGCCAATTATCCTATCAGTTTGGATATATATACCGAATTGATTGGAGGATTGAGCCATGCGAAAACCCAAGGAGTGGGGCCAGCCATGCCCAAACCCGGACTGTTCCCATTATCGGCTGATGAACCGAGGTAACATTAGCGCCATTTCGACCTATATGATCCAGAGCGGAAAACGACGTATCTTTTATTGCAACAAATGTGATCACTGCTTTGCTGAGACACGTGATACCGTCTTCTTTGACCTGCGGACCCCGGAAGACAAGGTGATGATGGCCCTGAAGATGCTCCTGGTCAAAGTCGGGTTGACGGACATTGGCTTTGTCTTGGGCGTCAATGAAGAAACGGTTTTGATGTGGCTTGATCGTGCTGCGCAAAAAGCTCATGAGATTAACACGCACCTGCTCAGAGACTTGCCGGTCACCGAAGTGCAACTTGATGAAATGTGGAGCTTTATCAAGCGTAAGCATGCACAGCAGGCCGAGGCGGATGGGGGAAAGCAGCGACCTGAACGAGGACGGGCGGCAGTGGGTATGGATCAGCTTTGCTCCGGAGTTTCGCCTCATCCTGGCGACGTTTGTCGGCCCGAGAACGTTTGAGAGTGCCTTGCAACTAATATTGATGACGGCAGCCGTGGTCTCTGGCGTACCGTGCTTTTTCAGTGATGGATTCAGTTGTTATCTGTCGGCTCTGATTGAGGTCTACCATACCCTGAAAACGTTTCCGCGCACAGGAAAGCAAGGCCGTCCCAAGGACCCGGTAAAGGAACCTCACCCGAATTTGGTCTATGGCCAGCTGATCAAAAAAAAGCGTCAGGGGCGACTTCAAGAGTTGGTGTATCGGGTTTGCTGCGGTGCGGGGCGTCTGGCGGAACTGGGGCTGTCGATTAGTACCAGTTTGATTGAACGTCTCAATCTTACGCTTCGTCATGCCCTGGCGCCTCTGGTGCGAAAAAGCCAGTGTTTCTGTAAGGATCGGACCCAAATGAAACGGCGTGTGACCTTCTTTCAAGCCTTCTATAATTTTGCCAGGCCACATATGAGTTTGCGCTTACCTTTGTCTGAGCAGGAAACATTCGCCTTGGGATTGATT
Encoded here:
- a CDS encoding DUF2442 domain-containing protein, with the translated sequence MNEYFFPKLQAVEALTAYRLRTTWSTGEVLDVDVESILSKHTDLQPILDPEVFIRVHIGEWGNSVEWFDEEFGADNVYAWAKEQAGAVSHEMFNEWIYRNDLSLSTAAEALGISRRMVSYYRTAHKAIPRTIWLACLGWEATKPRARALPRVLPTAKQYAALHE
- a CDS encoding DUF4160 domain-containing protein yields the protein MPSLKRFDNCRVVMYRNDHPPPHVHVKLHDGRDCMVDIQTLEIKGRIAEREIQPTLAWISVKQAYLLDEWRRCNP